The Christiangramia flava JLT2011 genome has a segment encoding these proteins:
- a CDS encoding glycosyltransferase yields MLTYNQKDFIAQAIDGVLMQETNFPVTLVIGEDYSTDGTREICMDYEKKFPDKIKLILNEKNLGLGANYVKTLSACGHKYVAICDGDDYWTDPLKLQKQVDFLENNPGFDIVFTNNENLYPSGKIDIRDTNKIPEVSSFVDIVHGNYVASVTVIFRNQPLPESMKEWIKGLPFGDWPTYLWILKDGGKVKFINEVTAVYRKDFGTSAKLRESRFKMGEINLYILRNLKADLHFQNRKKELRKSMVNYKKGLMASYNIENRHLSSFLIFADLFFKMSKKNLLKAYLYSLKRGFKNA; encoded by the coding sequence ATGCTTACATATAACCAGAAAGATTTTATTGCCCAGGCGATAGATGGGGTTTTAATGCAGGAAACTAATTTTCCTGTAACTCTGGTTATCGGTGAAGATTACAGTACTGATGGAACCCGGGAAATATGTATGGATTATGAGAAGAAATTTCCAGACAAAATAAAATTAATCCTTAATGAAAAAAATCTAGGGCTGGGCGCAAATTATGTAAAGACATTAAGTGCCTGTGGGCATAAATATGTTGCAATATGTGACGGAGATGACTATTGGACTGATCCCTTAAAACTTCAGAAACAGGTAGATTTCCTTGAAAACAATCCGGGTTTCGATATTGTATTTACAAATAATGAAAATCTTTATCCTTCCGGGAAGATAGACATTAGGGACACTAACAAAATCCCGGAGGTATCTTCTTTTGTAGATATAGTTCATGGTAATTACGTAGCTTCGGTTACCGTAATCTTTCGTAACCAACCTTTGCCGGAATCTATGAAAGAATGGATAAAAGGTCTTCCTTTTGGCGATTGGCCTACTTACCTATGGATACTAAAAGATGGAGGTAAAGTCAAGTTTATAAACGAGGTGACAGCTGTATATCGTAAAGACTTTGGGACTTCAGCGAAGCTTAGGGAATCAAGGTTTAAAATGGGAGAAATAAATCTTTATATTTTAAGAAATCTTAAAGCAGATCTTCATTTTCAAAACCGAAAGAAGGAACTCCGAAAAAGTATGGTAAACTATAAGAAAGGACTGATGGCCAGTTATAATATTGAAAACCGACATCTATCTTCCTTTTTAATTTTTGCAGATCTTTTTTTTAAAATGAGTAAGAAAAATCTTTTAAAGGCTTATCTATATTCCCTAAAAAGAGGTTTTAAAAATGCTTAA
- a CDS encoding polysaccharide pyruvyl transferase family protein — protein MEKKEKIPLFWWSETRLMGKKKENYGDLLSRYLVEKISGKEAEWIQPQKIPWYKRSKTNYLAAGSIIHHVNEKSIVWGSGIIDHRQKIRKADFRAVRGPETRKYLQEKGYDCPDIYGDPALLLPDYFNPKLKKKFKLGIIPHYNDLVQVKKEYGNIDGIKIIDMMTNDVEETTMEILECERIISSSLHGVIVSHAYDIPVICVKFSNRVFGDGIKYKDYYASIGYEDFSQIDLSSYLKPEELEQLFKNAFQPRQEKMKELKRGLMRVCPFLKNS, from the coding sequence TTGGAGAAAAAGGAAAAAATACCGCTATTCTGGTGGAGCGAAACCAGGTTAATGGGTAAGAAGAAGGAAAATTACGGAGACCTGCTTTCCAGATACCTGGTGGAAAAAATTTCAGGTAAGGAAGCAGAATGGATACAACCCCAAAAAATACCCTGGTATAAAAGATCAAAGACAAATTATCTGGCTGCGGGAAGTATTATTCATCATGTAAATGAGAAAAGTATTGTCTGGGGGAGTGGAATTATAGATCATCGACAAAAAATCAGGAAAGCTGATTTCCGGGCGGTAAGAGGCCCAGAAACCAGGAAATATCTTCAGGAAAAAGGATATGATTGTCCAGACATTTATGGTGATCCGGCTTTATTGTTACCAGATTATTTTAATCCAAAGCTTAAGAAAAAATTCAAATTAGGCATTATTCCTCATTACAACGATCTTGTGCAGGTGAAAAAAGAATATGGAAATATAGATGGAATAAAAATAATAGATATGATGACCAATGATGTAGAAGAAACCACAATGGAAATCCTTGAATGTGAAAGGATTATTTCCTCTTCACTTCACGGTGTGATTGTTTCCCATGCATATGATATTCCGGTTATTTGTGTTAAATTTTCAAACCGTGTATTCGGGGACGGTATCAAGTATAAGGATTATTATGCCTCTATTGGATATGAGGATTTTTCACAAATAGATTTAAGCTCTTACCTGAAGCCGGAAGAACTTGAGCAACTTTTTAAAAATGCTTTTCAGCCTAGGCAGGAGAAGATGAAAGAACTAAAGAGAGGGCTTATGAGAGTTTGTCCTTTTTTAAAGAATTCCTAG
- a CDS encoding sulfotransferase domain-containing protein produces the protein MLKETPNLIILGSGRSGTSMITGLFNNGNFFFGDQADYLKKNKANPKGFFEDLEVNTINEDILASRLINFPEPIRRKLFPSHTFYRARWLAKIPVSIQFRTTPDIQERIEKLVQNEPFCFKDPRFSYTLPIWKNSLPPTTKFIVVYREPDKTAVSICRECSESPPLRKLKMSISRALNIWKAMYTHILKNYGKETEKQKWLFIHYNEIFESQGLERLGRFANTSLEKDFAERKISRTTNTNIDVPKDVLKIYNRLNSLSSYQ, from the coding sequence ATGCTTAAAGAAACTCCAAATCTTATTATTTTAGGTTCTGGTAGAAGTGGCACCAGCATGATTACCGGACTTTTTAATAACGGTAATTTCTTCTTTGGTGATCAAGCTGATTATTTAAAAAAGAACAAAGCTAACCCAAAAGGCTTTTTTGAAGATCTGGAGGTAAATACTATCAATGAAGATATTCTTGCAAGCCGACTCATAAATTTTCCAGAGCCAATAAGGAGGAAATTATTTCCTTCCCATACTTTTTACCGTGCGCGATGGCTTGCAAAAATTCCGGTTTCAATTCAATTTAGAACAACTCCAGATATCCAGGAAAGAATAGAAAAACTGGTTCAAAATGAACCATTTTGCTTTAAAGATCCGCGCTTCAGTTATACTCTTCCCATTTGGAAAAATAGTCTGCCGCCTACTACCAAATTTATAGTGGTTTACCGGGAGCCCGATAAAACAGCAGTAAGTATCTGTAGAGAATGTAGTGAGAGTCCACCTTTAAGAAAATTAAAGATGTCAATTTCAAGAGCCCTTAACATCTGGAAAGCTATGTATACTCACATACTGAAGAATTATGGTAAAGAAACAGAAAAACAAAAATGGCTGTTCATTCATTACAATGAAATTTTTGAAAGTCAAGGCCTGGAAAGGCTTGGAAGATTCGCAAATACAAGCTTAGAAAAGGATTTTGCAGAAAGAAAAATTTCAAGGACCACCAATACCAATATCGATGTTCCTAAAGATGTATTGAAAATTTATAACAGGCTTAATTCATTATCTTCATACCAATGA
- a CDS encoding class I SAM-dependent methyltransferase: MENLNQQKNKEHYEKVYSRYSIRNILWKINHLDFFLDTAIKTETSWHGLYMHDFTTKLKGKKVMELGCGDCTNAAVMAQLGAEVWANDIADTSGKIIEEVNNAQEFENSIHFIAGDFLRNELPDQSFDIIVGKAFLHHLEVEEERLFLKECARLLKPKGEARFFEPAVNNRLLDELRWYTPLPGRRPSKWTPKKFREWKKQDPHPDRSFSSGHFEKAGTEFFGKVETYPVGSLERFHQLLPARKPINNKYRQWAFRNEKYLPYFINRSFARSQLIIYREPKEW; encoded by the coding sequence ATGGAAAATCTAAACCAGCAAAAGAATAAAGAACACTACGAAAAGGTTTACTCGAGATATTCTATCAGGAATATACTCTGGAAGATCAATCATCTCGATTTTTTCCTCGACACGGCAATTAAGACCGAAACCAGCTGGCATGGTTTATATATGCATGATTTCACTACTAAATTAAAAGGCAAGAAAGTAATGGAATTAGGCTGTGGGGACTGTACAAATGCAGCTGTTATGGCACAACTGGGAGCTGAGGTTTGGGCTAACGATATTGCAGATACTTCGGGAAAGATCATTGAAGAAGTTAATAATGCCCAGGAATTTGAAAATTCTATACATTTTATAGCAGGGGACTTTTTAAGGAATGAGCTGCCTGATCAATCATTTGATATCATTGTCGGCAAGGCTTTTCTGCATCATCTTGAGGTCGAAGAAGAACGCCTTTTTTTAAAGGAATGTGCAAGATTGCTAAAGCCGAAGGGAGAAGCGCGTTTCTTTGAACCGGCTGTAAATAACAGATTGCTTGATGAACTAAGATGGTATACCCCTTTGCCTGGTCGCCGGCCTTCCAAATGGACCCCTAAAAAGTTCAGGGAGTGGAAGAAACAGGATCCTCATCCGGACAGGAGTTTCAGTTCCGGCCATTTCGAAAAAGCAGGAACAGAATTCTTTGGAAAAGTAGAGACATACCCAGTAGGTTCCCTGGAGCGATTTCATCAATTATTACCAGCAAGGAAGCCGATCAATAATAAATATCGCCAATGGGCCTTTAGAAATGAAAAATATCTTCCTTATTTCATTAATCGCAGTTTTGCGAGAAGTCAGTTAATAATTTATAGAGAACCTAAGGAATGGTAA